Proteins encoded in a region of the Luteimonas viscosa genome:
- a CDS encoding LacI family DNA-binding transcriptional regulator, which translates to MATIYDIARHVGVSAGTVSRALSRPEKVLPDTRRRIEQAAAALGYVPNASARTLKTQRSGKILITVPDIGNPFFAQILKGAEEAAQAAGYAVLLGDTEHQAEREERYAQMLPRNQADGMIVLGHRLPPTAREIVRQLGAKAPVVNGCEFEPTLGIPSVHIDNAAAARTAMEHLYALGHARVAVVGGPPDNPLHRQRLEGAMAAARAHGRLDLLTTVPGDFSVESGHAAATKFLAQAPAPTAAFCFSDQMALGVLAACRDLDVRVPQDFSVVGFDDLASSRYLSPPLTTISQPMREIGVRAARLLLAIIEGVEVPHQQTLDFRLMLRGSTAAPPRGRV; encoded by the coding sequence CGCGAAGGCGCATCGAGCAGGCCGCCGCCGCGCTGGGCTATGTCCCCAACGCGTCGGCCCGGACGCTCAAGACCCAGCGCAGCGGCAAGATCCTGATCACGGTCCCGGACATCGGCAACCCGTTCTTCGCGCAGATCCTCAAGGGTGCGGAGGAGGCCGCGCAGGCGGCCGGCTACGCGGTCCTGCTCGGCGATACCGAACACCAGGCGGAGCGCGAGGAGCGCTACGCGCAGATGCTGCCGCGCAACCAGGCCGACGGCATGATCGTCCTCGGCCACCGGCTGCCGCCGACCGCACGGGAGATCGTCCGGCAGCTCGGCGCGAAGGCGCCGGTGGTCAACGGATGCGAGTTCGAACCGACGCTGGGGATTCCCAGCGTCCACATCGACAACGCGGCCGCGGCGCGCACGGCGATGGAGCACCTGTATGCGCTGGGGCACGCGCGGGTCGCCGTGGTGGGTGGCCCTCCCGACAACCCGCTGCACCGGCAGCGCCTGGAAGGAGCCATGGCCGCGGCCAGGGCGCACGGCCGCCTGGACCTGCTGACGACGGTCCCCGGCGACTTCTCGGTGGAGTCCGGCCACGCGGCTGCGACGAAGTTCCTGGCCCAGGCGCCTGCGCCCACCGCCGCGTTCTGTTTCAGCGACCAGATGGCGTTGGGCGTGCTCGCGGCGTGCCGGGACCTGGACGTCCGCGTGCCGCAGGATTTTTCCGTGGTCGGTTTCGACGACCTGGCGTCCTCGCGCTACCTGAGCCCGCCGCTGACCACGATCAGCCAGCCCATGCGGGAGATCGGCGTCCGCGCGGCCAGGCTCCTGCTGGCCATCATCGAGGGGGTGGAGGTGCCGCACCAGCAGACCCTGGACTTCCGCCTGATGCTGCGTGGGTCCACCGCCGCGCCGCCACGTGGGCGCGTCTGA
- a CDS encoding fumarate hydratase: MTLASTSTIKQDDLIQSIADALQYISYYHPVDYIRNLAAAYEREESPAAKDAMAQILINSRMCAEGHRPICQDTGIVTVFLEVGMDVRWQGFTGSLEDAVNEGVRRAYNHPDNKLRASVLADPAGRRQNTKDNTPAVVNMKIVPGNTVDVIVAAKGGGSEAKSKFAMLNPSDSIVDWVLRTVPTMGAGWCPPGMLGIGIGGTAEKAMLLAKEALMEPIDIQDLIARGPSSRAEELRLELYEKVNALGIGAQGLGGLTTVLDIKVRDYPTHAANLPVAMIPNCAATRHAHFTLDGSGPVALDPPSLEDWPKLTYNPQNARRVNLDTITREEIATLKPGEVLLLNGKMLTGRDAAHKRMVDMLDRGEPLPVDLKGRFIYYVGPVDPVQGEVVGPAGPTTATRMDKFTEQVLAQTGLLGMIGKAERGPAALEAIRKHRSVYLMAVGGSAYLVSKAIRAARVVAFEDLGMEAVYEFEVRDMPVTVAVDSNGTSVHVTGPREWQARIGRIPVVEIA, translated from the coding sequence GTGACCCTCGCTTCTACCAGCACGATCAAGCAGGACGACCTGATCCAGTCGATCGCCGACGCCCTCCAGTACATCAGCTACTACCACCCGGTCGACTACATCCGGAACCTCGCCGCCGCGTACGAGCGCGAGGAGTCGCCCGCGGCCAAGGACGCGATGGCGCAGATCCTGATCAACTCGCGCATGTGCGCCGAAGGGCACCGACCGATCTGCCAGGACACCGGCATCGTCACAGTGTTCCTCGAAGTCGGCATGGACGTGCGCTGGCAAGGTTTCACCGGCTCGCTCGAGGACGCCGTCAACGAGGGCGTGCGCCGTGCCTACAACCACCCTGACAACAAGCTGCGCGCCTCGGTGCTGGCCGATCCGGCCGGCAGGCGCCAGAACACGAAGGACAATACGCCGGCCGTGGTCAACATGAAGATCGTCCCCGGCAACACCGTCGACGTGATCGTCGCGGCCAAGGGCGGCGGTTCCGAGGCGAAGTCGAAGTTCGCGATGCTCAACCCGTCCGACTCGATCGTCGACTGGGTACTGAGGACGGTGCCGACCATGGGCGCGGGCTGGTGTCCGCCGGGCATGCTCGGCATCGGCATCGGCGGCACCGCCGAGAAGGCGATGCTGCTGGCCAAGGAAGCGCTGATGGAGCCGATCGACATCCAGGACCTGATCGCGCGCGGCCCGTCCAGCCGCGCCGAGGAACTGCGCCTGGAGCTGTACGAGAAGGTCAACGCGCTGGGCATCGGCGCCCAGGGCCTGGGCGGCCTGACCACGGTGCTGGACATCAAGGTCAGGGACTACCCGACCCACGCGGCCAACCTCCCGGTGGCGATGATCCCGAACTGCGCGGCCACGCGCCATGCGCACTTCACCCTCGACGGCAGTGGCCCGGTCGCGCTCGACCCGCCCTCGCTGGAGGACTGGCCGAAGCTGACCTACAACCCGCAGAACGCGCGCCGGGTGAACCTCGACACCATCACCCGTGAGGAGATCGCCACCTTGAAACCCGGCGAGGTGCTGCTGCTCAACGGGAAAATGCTCACCGGCCGCGACGCCGCCCACAAGCGCATGGTCGACATGCTCGACCGGGGCGAACCGCTGCCGGTCGACCTCAAGGGCCGCTTCATCTATTACGTCGGCCCGGTCGATCCGGTGCAGGGCGAAGTCGTCGGCCCGGCCGGCCCGACCACGGCCACGCGCATGGACAAGTTCACCGAGCAGGTCCTGGCCCAGACCGGCCTGCTGGGCATGATCGGCAAGGCAGAACGTGGCCCCGCGGCGCTGGAGGCGATCAGGAAGCACCGCTCGGTGTACCTGATGGCGGTCGGCGGCTCGGCCTATCTGGTGTCGAAGGCGATCCGCGCGGCGCGGGTGGTCGCGTTCGAGGACCTGGGCATGGAGGCGGTCTACGAGTTCGAGGTGCGCGACATGCCGGTGACGGTAGCGGTCGATTCGAACGGCACGTCGGTGCACGTCACCGGGCCGCGGGAATGGCAGGCCAGGATCGGGAGGATCCCGGTGGTCGAGATCGCCTGA
- a CDS encoding glutathione S-transferase family protein, whose amino-acid sequence MSIVLYGSPSTASLVVHWLLIELGVEHELRMLDFDRREQKSPDYLAINPQGRVPALMMDGQVLTESAAIVMQLADLHPQAGLAPGVGAPARGDYYRWMLFCAYTLMPAYRDWFYPDEPAGPQNAERVRASARAVLEEAWQQLADHLAAGGPYLLGERRSAADFLLTMLMRWSRNMPRPSDDWAPLAVHAARMKALPSFAEVYRREGITDWT is encoded by the coding sequence ATGTCGATCGTCCTCTACGGTTCTCCCAGCACCGCGTCCCTCGTCGTCCACTGGTTGCTGATCGAGCTCGGCGTCGAACACGAACTGCGCATGCTCGACTTCGACCGGCGCGAGCAGAAGTCGCCGGACTATCTCGCGATCAATCCGCAGGGGCGGGTGCCCGCGCTGATGATGGACGGGCAGGTGCTGACCGAGTCGGCGGCGATCGTCATGCAGCTCGCCGACCTCCATCCGCAGGCCGGGCTGGCGCCGGGCGTCGGCGCGCCCGCGCGGGGCGACTACTACCGCTGGATGCTGTTCTGCGCCTACACGCTGATGCCGGCCTACCGCGACTGGTTCTATCCGGACGAGCCTGCCGGCCCGCAGAACGCGGAACGCGTGCGCGCATCGGCGCGCGCGGTACTGGAGGAGGCCTGGCAGCAGCTGGCCGACCACCTCGCCGCGGGCGGTCCGTACCTGCTCGGCGAGCGGCGCAGCGCCGCCGACTTCCTGCTGACCATGCTGATGCGCTGGTCGCGCAACATGCCGCGTCCCAGCGACGACTGGGCGCCGCTCGCCGTGCACGCGGCGCGGATGAAGGCATTGCCGTCCTTCGCCGAGGTCTATCGCCGCGAAGGCATCACCGACTGGACGTGA
- a CDS encoding phospholipase D-like domain-containing protein, with amino-acid sequence MTWTIVSTIVLTILAVFLALNFARPEKKIEKKVEHRHAVSDPQFRREMSVLLGPTVLPGNLVEDFQNGDEIFPAMLAAIAGARHTVTMETYIYWSGEIGRQVAHALAASARRGVTVHLMLDWAGSVKMDAELLALIEDAGVRVERYRPLRWYNLRRLNNRTHRKLLVVDGRIGFTGGVGIADQWTGHAQDPDHWRETHFRIEGPVVAQLQAAFNDNWIKTTGELLNGEGYFPELERAGDMDAHLFIASPAGGSESMHLMYLTAIAAATISIDLCAAYFVPDELISDALLAARGRGVRVRVLLPGEHIDSETVRFSSKASWGPLLQGGVEIHEYRPTMTHVKLLVVDGELVSVGSTNFDMRSFRLNDEASLNVYDRGFAAKMTAVFERDLEQAKQYDYAMWSRRPLRDRFIETVMRPIRSQI; translated from the coding sequence ATGACCTGGACCATCGTGTCGACGATCGTGCTGACCATCCTGGCGGTGTTCCTGGCTCTGAACTTCGCCAGGCCCGAGAAGAAGATCGAGAAGAAGGTCGAGCACCGCCACGCTGTGTCGGATCCGCAGTTCCGGCGCGAGATGTCCGTGCTGCTCGGCCCGACGGTACTCCCGGGCAACCTCGTCGAGGATTTCCAGAACGGCGACGAGATCTTCCCGGCGATGCTCGCGGCGATCGCCGGCGCGCGCCACACCGTCACCATGGAGACCTACATCTACTGGTCGGGCGAGATCGGCAGGCAGGTCGCGCATGCCCTGGCGGCGAGCGCGCGCCGGGGCGTGACGGTGCACCTGATGCTCGACTGGGCCGGCAGCGTCAAGATGGACGCAGAACTGCTGGCGCTGATCGAGGACGCCGGTGTGCGGGTCGAGCGCTACCGGCCGCTGCGCTGGTACAACCTGCGGCGCCTGAACAACCGCACCCACCGCAAGCTGCTGGTGGTCGACGGCCGCATCGGCTTCACCGGCGGCGTCGGCATCGCCGACCAGTGGACCGGCCACGCGCAGGATCCCGACCACTGGCGCGAGACCCACTTCCGGATCGAAGGGCCGGTGGTGGCGCAGCTGCAGGCGGCCTTCAACGACAACTGGATCAAGACCACCGGCGAACTGCTCAACGGTGAGGGCTATTTCCCCGAACTCGAGCGCGCCGGCGACATGGACGCGCACCTGTTCATCGCCTCGCCGGCAGGCGGCAGCGAGAGCATGCACCTGATGTATCTCACCGCCATCGCCGCCGCGACCATCAGCATCGACCTGTGCGCGGCCTACTTCGTGCCCGACGAACTCATCAGCGATGCGCTGCTGGCCGCGCGTGGGCGCGGCGTGCGCGTGCGCGTGCTGCTGCCGGGCGAGCACATCGATTCGGAAACGGTGCGGTTCTCGTCGAAGGCTTCGTGGGGGCCCCTGCTGCAAGGCGGCGTCGAGATCCACGAGTACCGCCCCACCATGACCCACGTGAAGCTGCTGGTGGTGGACGGCGAGCTGGTCTCTGTGGGCTCGACCAACTTCGACATGCGTTCGTTCCGGCTCAACGACGAGGCCAGCCTCAACGTCTACGACCGCGGTTTCGCGGCGAAGATGACCGCGGTGTTCGAGCGCGACCTGGAGCAGGCGAAGCAGTACGACTACGCGATGTGGTCGCGCCGGCCGCTCCGGGACAGGTTCATCGAAACCGTGATGCGGCCGATCCGATCGCAGATCTGA
- a CDS encoding phospholipase A, translated as MSTFKTPLPLALMALASAPLLAQPATEPSLATCLAIETDAARLACYDALARRDSAGPIEADLAAARARQALEAEALDQAAPGTRTPQANDLFRHDDEIGQALANAGRGSLLDSRWELARDSKLGLFNFRVYKPVYLMPAFWTSRTNDTPSSANPDNTVTDPIGQDSVETKFQLSFKTKAVENLFGDNGDVWMGYTQSSRWQVYNSEQSRPFRETNYEPEILLVFRNAYSLGDWKGRMAAVGINHQSNGRGDPLSRSWNRIMFNIGLDRDDWALMLRPWIRVSDGGDDDNPGIEDYIGRGDVTLTHVRGRNEFSLMARHSLRGGDRSHGAVQFDWGFPIHPSLPMRGRLQLFHGYGESLIDYNHKATYIGLGVSLQEWFAPHGD; from the coding sequence ATGAGCACGTTCAAGACTCCGCTTCCCCTGGCCCTGATGGCGCTCGCGTCGGCACCCCTGCTTGCGCAGCCGGCGACGGAGCCATCGCTGGCGACCTGCCTGGCCATCGAGACCGACGCCGCGCGGCTCGCCTGCTACGACGCGCTCGCCCGGCGCGATTCCGCCGGACCGATCGAGGCGGACCTTGCCGCGGCACGCGCGCGCCAGGCGCTGGAAGCCGAAGCCCTTGACCAGGCCGCGCCAGGCACCCGCACTCCGCAGGCGAACGACCTGTTCCGCCACGACGACGAGATCGGCCAGGCCCTGGCCAATGCCGGGCGTGGCTCGCTGCTCGACAGCCGCTGGGAGCTGGCCCGCGATTCCAAGCTGGGCCTGTTCAACTTCCGGGTCTACAAGCCGGTGTACCTGATGCCGGCGTTCTGGACCTCGCGGACCAACGACACGCCCTCCTCGGCGAATCCGGACAATACCGTGACCGACCCGATCGGACAGGATTCGGTCGAAACCAAGTTCCAGCTGAGCTTCAAGACCAAGGCGGTGGAGAACCTGTTCGGCGACAACGGCGACGTCTGGATGGGCTACACGCAGTCCTCCCGCTGGCAGGTCTACAACAGCGAGCAGTCGCGGCCGTTCCGCGAAACCAACTACGAACCGGAAATCCTGCTGGTGTTCCGCAACGCCTACAGTCTCGGCGACTGGAAGGGGCGCATGGCCGCGGTGGGCATCAACCACCAGTCCAACGGCCGCGGCGACCCGCTCTCGCGCAGCTGGAACCGGATCATGTTCAACATCGGCCTGGACCGCGACGACTGGGCGCTGATGCTGCGTCCCTGGATCCGCGTCTCCGACGGCGGCGACGACGACAACCCAGGCATCGAGGATTACATCGGCCGCGGCGACGTCACCCTGACCCACGTCCGCGGCCGCAACGAGTTCTCGCTGATGGCGCGGCATTCGCTGCGCGGCGGCGATCGCTCGCATGGCGCGGTGCAGTTCGACTGGGGATTTCCGATCCATCCTTCGCTGCCGATGCGCGGCCGCCTGCAGCTGTTCCATGGCTACGGCGAGAGCCTGATCGACTACAACCACAAGGCCACCTACATCGGCCTGGGCGTTTCCCTGCAGGAGTGGTTCGCGCCGCATGGCGACTGA
- a CDS encoding mechanosensitive ion channel family protein — MARVILLALLLVSGLLATLPVEAMQAADAVAPAQAPTATEPATDAPPPDDIRGRFDFTFGRVAARLAELAAKLPLLLVALLIVAFAAWLGGFVSRRLHLLRLRTDNPYMDALIRNVLRALLVLSGVLIALELLQATALVSAVLGSAGVIGLVLGFAFKDIAENYVAGVLLSLRQPFAPGDHVVIDGNEGKVVALHSRSTLLMTLDGNELRLPNALVFKAIILNYSRNPKRRFDFAVTIDVGQSIHRAQSLGLEQVCRIEGLLSDPGPSWSVQEFAPTGIVLRFFGWIDQRHSDLGKVRSEAIRMVKAAYARAGIEGPRTTYHLLTARDESRGAEVRGDAEPVLGTDADTSVNRDIDAQLAEAQQAADGGANLLERGPDAR; from the coding sequence ATGGCCCGCGTGATCCTGCTGGCGTTGCTGCTCGTGTCCGGCCTGCTGGCGACGCTGCCGGTCGAGGCGATGCAGGCCGCGGATGCCGTCGCGCCCGCACAGGCGCCGACGGCGACCGAACCCGCCACCGACGCGCCACCTCCCGATGACATCCGCGGACGCTTCGACTTCACCTTCGGCCGCGTTGCCGCGCGCCTGGCCGAACTGGCGGCGAAGCTGCCCCTGCTGCTCGTCGCCCTGCTGATCGTCGCATTCGCGGCATGGCTGGGCGGCTTCGTCTCGCGGCGCCTGCACCTGCTGCGACTGCGGACCGACAATCCGTACATGGACGCGTTGATCCGCAACGTCCTGCGCGCGCTGCTGGTCCTGTCCGGCGTGCTGATCGCTCTCGAGCTGCTCCAGGCCACCGCCCTGGTCAGCGCCGTGCTGGGCTCGGCCGGCGTCATCGGCCTGGTGCTCGGCTTCGCCTTCAAGGACATCGCCGAGAACTACGTCGCCGGGGTGCTGCTCAGCCTGCGCCAGCCGTTCGCACCGGGCGACCACGTGGTGATCGACGGCAACGAGGGCAAGGTGGTCGCGCTGCACTCGCGTTCGACCCTGCTGATGACGCTCGACGGCAACGAGTTGCGGCTGCCGAACGCGCTGGTGTTCAAGGCGATCATCCTCAACTACAGCCGCAATCCGAAGCGGCGTTTCGATTTCGCCGTCACCATCGACGTCGGCCAGTCGATCCACAGGGCGCAGTCGCTGGGGCTCGAACAGGTGTGCCGGATCGAGGGCCTGCTGTCCGACCCGGGCCCGTCGTGGAGCGTGCAGGAATTCGCGCCGACCGGCATCGTGCTGCGCTTCTTCGGCTGGATCGACCAGCGCCACAGCGACCTGGGCAAGGTCCGCAGCGAGGCGATCCGCATGGTCAAGGCTGCTTACGCGCGCGCCGGCATCGAGGGGCCCCGCACCACATACCACCTGCTGACCGCGCGCGACGAAAGCCGTGGCGCCGAAGTCCGCGGCGATGCCGAACCCGTTCTCGGGACCGATGCCGATACCTCGGTGAACCGCGACATCGATGCGCAACTGGCCGAGGCGCAACAGGCTGCCGACGGCGGCGCCAACCTCCTCGAACGGGGACCCGACGCTAGATGA
- a CDS encoding DUF456 domain-containing protein — MEAQSVYYAIAVLLVLVGLAGIILPALPGLPLVFAGMLLAAWAGGFEHIGGWTLLLLAVLTLISIGVDFLASAAGAKRVGASRLAVVGALVGTVVGLFFGLVGVFVGPFVGAVLGELVARRGIGHRDLGQATRVGVGTWFGIFVGTVLKITIAFAMVGIFALAWWTD, encoded by the coding sequence ATGGAAGCGCAATCGGTCTACTACGCCATCGCGGTCCTGCTGGTGCTGGTCGGCCTGGCCGGGATCATCCTGCCGGCGCTGCCCGGTCTGCCGCTGGTATTCGCCGGCATGCTGCTGGCGGCGTGGGCGGGCGGGTTCGAGCACATCGGCGGCTGGACGCTGCTGCTGCTCGCGGTCCTGACCCTGATCTCGATCGGGGTCGACTTCCTCGCGTCCGCGGCCGGCGCCAAGCGCGTCGGCGCCAGCCGGCTGGCGGTGGTCGGTGCGCTGGTGGGCACCGTGGTCGGGCTGTTCTTCGGACTGGTGGGCGTGTTCGTCGGACCGTTCGTGGGCGCGGTGCTGGGTGAACTGGTCGCGCGCCGGGGCATCGGCCACCGCGACCTCGGGCAGGCCACCAGGGTCGGCGTCGGCACCTGGTTCGGCATCTTCGTCGGCACCGTGCTCAAGATCACCATCGCATTCGCGATGGTCGGCATCTTCGCGCTGGCCTGGTGGACCGACTGA
- a CDS encoding peptidoglycan-associated outer membrane lipoprotein precursor, whose protein sequence is MRMRMTCVATIATLAVAGCASTSPGYGPGYGSAGTAPASGRCFDCGTVVAIETSAAGGGTNVAGPVLGGIVGAVAAKELARRNTDSEGRRNVAIAAGAAGGAVAGNAIQNRVEANRSGYTVHVRMDDGRTTAVHQADLGGIREGSYVRVQNGRAWVY, encoded by the coding sequence ATCCGCATGCGCATGACCTGTGTCGCCACGATCGCCACGCTGGCCGTTGCCGGCTGCGCCAGTACCTCCCCCGGCTACGGTCCGGGCTACGGCAGTGCGGGGACCGCGCCGGCATCGGGCCGCTGCTTCGACTGCGGCACGGTGGTCGCGATCGAAACGTCGGCTGCCGGCGGTGGCACCAACGTCGCCGGGCCGGTGCTCGGCGGCATCGTCGGCGCGGTCGCGGCCAAGGAGCTCGCGCGTCGCAACACGGACAGCGAGGGGCGTCGCAACGTGGCCATCGCCGCAGGCGCCGCCGGCGGCGCCGTCGCGGGCAATGCGATCCAGAACCGCGTGGAAGCGAACCGCAGCGGCTACACCGTCCACGTGCGCATGGACGATGGACGCACCACCGCGGTCCATCAGGCCGACCTGGGCGGCATCCGCGAAGGCTCGTACGTGCGCGTGCAGAACGGTCGCGCCTGGGTCTACTGA
- a CDS encoding tRNA threonylcarbamoyladenosine dehydratase, whose protein sequence is MEQVWSERFSGIDRLYGRGAVERLRGRRVAVVGLGGVGSWLAEALARSAVGHLSLIDADDLCLSNTNRQLPALDGQFGRNKAEAMAERCRAINPALSLDVVPAFLTSGNLGELLDRGFDLVVDACDSFRSKVELIAWCRRRKLPVLTVGAAGGRTDPTLVRVRDLSRTEHDAMLALIRRKLRGEFNFPKNRDRYFGVPAVYSLENVKYPQADGSVCGTRPQVGPDAALKLDCGTGLGAATHITGAFAFAAAGKALEILLRPQRP, encoded by the coding sequence ATGGAACAGGTGTGGAGCGAGCGGTTTTCCGGCATCGACCGGCTGTACGGCCGTGGCGCGGTCGAGCGCCTGCGTGGCAGGCGCGTGGCGGTGGTCGGTCTCGGCGGGGTGGGGTCGTGGCTGGCCGAGGCGCTGGCGCGCAGTGCGGTCGGACACCTGTCGCTGATCGATGCCGACGACCTGTGCCTGTCCAACACCAACCGCCAGTTGCCCGCGCTGGACGGCCAGTTCGGCCGCAACAAGGCCGAGGCGATGGCCGAGCGCTGCCGCGCGATCAATCCCGCGCTCTCGCTCGACGTGGTGCCGGCATTCCTCACCTCCGGCAACCTGGGCGAGCTGCTCGATCGCGGCTTCGACCTCGTGGTCGACGCCTGCGACAGCTTCCGCAGCAAGGTCGAACTGATCGCGTGGTGCCGGCGGCGCAAGCTGCCGGTGCTGACCGTCGGCGCCGCAGGCGGGCGCACCGATCCCACCCTGGTGCGCGTGCGCGACCTCTCGCGCACCGAACACGACGCGATGCTGGCCCTGATCCGCAGGAAGCTGCGCGGCGAATTCAACTTCCCCAAGAACCGCGACCGCTACTTCGGCGTGCCGGCGGTGTACTCGCTCGAGAACGTGAAATACCCGCAGGCCGATGGCTCGGTGTGCGGAACGCGGCCGCAGGTCGGGCCGGATGCGGCGCTGAAGCTCGACTGCGGCACGGGGCTGGGCGCCGCCACCCACATCACCGGCGCGTTCGCCTTCGCCGCCGCGGGCAAGGCGCTCGAGATCCTGCTCAGGCCGCAGCGCCCGTAG
- a CDS encoding TatD family hydrolase: MLLIDSHCHLDAAEFDLDRNEVVARAREAGVRAQVVPAVQADAWPKLRDVCGGSPGLYPAYGLHPMYLEAHRSVHLQDLRGWIERERPVAVGECGLDYFVDGLDREAQQAYFEGQLRLAREFDLPVIVHARRAVDAVIASLRRIGGLRGVVHSWSGSEEQARQLWRLDFLLGIGGPVTFDRARRLRRLVADMPLQHLLLETDAPDQPDAGIRGQRNEPGRLATVLQAVAALRDADPDEIARTTSANAAHLFGLPLPPARLAAGTPTGAAA; this comes from the coding sequence ATGCTGCTGATCGACAGCCATTGCCATCTCGATGCGGCGGAATTCGACCTCGACCGCAATGAAGTGGTTGCGCGGGCACGCGAGGCCGGCGTACGCGCCCAGGTCGTTCCCGCCGTGCAGGCCGATGCGTGGCCGAAGCTGCGCGACGTATGCGGGGGATCGCCGGGCCTCTACCCCGCCTACGGACTGCACCCGATGTACCTGGAGGCGCATCGATCCGTGCACCTGCAGGACCTGCGCGGGTGGATCGAGCGCGAGCGGCCGGTCGCCGTGGGCGAGTGCGGACTGGACTACTTCGTCGACGGCCTCGACCGCGAGGCGCAGCAGGCGTATTTCGAAGGCCAGCTGCGGCTCGCCCGCGAGTTCGACCTGCCGGTGATCGTGCACGCCCGCCGCGCGGTCGATGCGGTGATCGCGAGCCTGCGCCGGATCGGCGGGCTGCGGGGGGTGGTCCACAGCTGGTCCGGCAGCGAGGAGCAGGCGCGACAGCTGTGGCGGCTCGACTTCCTGCTCGGCATCGGCGGCCCGGTCACCTTCGACCGTGCCAGACGACTGCGCAGGCTGGTGGCGGACATGCCGCTCCAGCACCTGCTGCTGGAAACCGACGCGCCCGACCAGCCCGATGCCGGGATCCGCGGGCAGCGCAACGAACCCGGGCGCCTGGCGACCGTATTGCAGGCGGTCGCGGCCCTGCGCGACGCCGACCCGGACGAAATCGCCCGGACAACCAGCGCGAATGCAGCGCACCTGTTCGGCCTGCCGCTGCCGCCTGCCCGGCTCGCCGCCGGCACGCCTACGGGCGCTGCGGCCTGA
- a CDS encoding DUF6116 family protein, producing MANPLLLPLLGWARGLRFPTLFKLTAVAFAISILWPFDPIPFIDEIVLGLGTLLLANWKDRKPPPASPLEGEATRRS from the coding sequence ATGGCCAACCCGCTGCTGTTGCCCCTGCTCGGCTGGGCGCGCGGACTGCGTTTCCCCACCCTGTTCAAGCTCACCGCGGTCGCGTTCGCGATCAGCATCCTGTGGCCGTTCGACCCGATCCCGTTCATCGACGAGATCGTGCTCGGGCTCGGCACCCTGCTGCTGGCGAACTGGAAGGACCGCAAGCCGCCGCCGGCATCCCCGCTCGAGGGCGAGGCCACGCGTCGATCCTGA
- a CDS encoding glycine zipper 2TM domain-containing protein has product MKSNTLAIALASLLVGGVAVGAYHNSRDKGPLGAEETIAEDAAARLDYAPVLAVTPVTEKAELYATVIGAEPVRETTTSTSPRQVCEDVVVQERLPERDGNVGGAVAGAVIGGLVGNQVGSGNGRKLATVAGAVGGGFAGREVDRRHVGGRVVERVDRQCRTVHDSSQSSRVVAYNVTYRNPDGTTGTMRTGDKPGERIALGSEDRTIGYDVTYEYEGVEKTVRMDEDPGERLPVVDGEIMTRMAATETPDRG; this is encoded by the coding sequence ATGAAGAGCAATACTCTGGCCATTGCCCTGGCGTCGTTGCTGGTGGGCGGCGTGGCGGTCGGTGCCTACCACAACAGCCGCGACAAGGGCCCGCTCGGTGCTGAGGAGACGATCGCGGAGGACGCCGCGGCCCGCCTCGACTACGCACCCGTCCTTGCGGTGACGCCGGTGACCGAGAAGGCGGAACTGTATGCCACCGTGATCGGCGCCGAACCGGTGCGCGAGACCACCACGTCCACCAGCCCGCGCCAGGTCTGCGAGGACGTGGTGGTGCAGGAGCGACTGCCCGAGCGCGACGGCAACGTCGGTGGCGCGGTGGCCGGCGCCGTCATCGGCGGTCTGGTCGGCAACCAGGTCGGCAGCGGCAATGGCCGCAAGCTGGCGACGGTGGCCGGCGCGGTAGGCGGCGGCTTCGCCGGCCGCGAGGTCGACCGGCGCCACGTGGGCGGCCGCGTGGTCGAACGTGTCGACCGCCAGTGCCGCACGGTCCACGACAGTTCGCAGTCCTCGCGGGTGGTGGCCTACAACGTGACGTACCGCAACCCCGACGGCACCACCGGCACGATGCGCACCGGGGACAAGCCTGGCGAGCGGATCGCGCTGGGCAGCGAGGATCGGACCATCGGCTACGACGTCACCTATGAATACGAAGGCGTGGAGAAGACGGTGCGGATGGACGAGGATCCGGGCGAGCGGCTGCCGGTCGTCGACGGCGAGATCATGACCCGGATGGCGGCCACGGAGACTCCCGACCGCGGCTGA